The Panicum hallii strain FIL2 chromosome 9, PHallii_v3.1, whole genome shotgun sequence genome has a window encoding:
- the LOC112873762 gene encoding uncharacterized protein LOC112873762, translating into MGSGGGGGGGSSKVRPRSFDEKTRSACWRKAAVVAGRHPERWRQDAAGNVVCRRFWSCHGCLCYEYDHIVPFSKGGESTVDNCQILQTRVNRSKSDKAWVDEAEMRGFSCDIKFTDKELDIIEMAVYGDVIRPGKQCQCRTVAEMLGQVKSKNRMAACELPDKNTA; encoded by the exons atggggagcggcggcggcggcggcggcgggagctcgaAGGTGCGCCCGAGGTCTTTCGATGAAAAGACTCGGTCGGCGTGCTGGCGGAAGGCGGCCGTGGTAGCGGGGCGGCACCCGGAACGCTGGCGGCAGGACGCCGCCGGCAACGTCGTATGCCGCCGCTTCTGGAGCTGCCACGGGTGCCTCTGCTACGAGTACGACCACATCGTCCCCTTCTCCAAAG GAGGAGAGTCCACTGTTGATAACTGCCAGATCCTTCAGACTAGAGTGAACCGATCCAAATCTGATAAAGCATGGGTAGATGAAGCAGAGATGCGGGGTTTCTCTTGTGACATCAAGTTTACAG ACAAGGAACTTGATATAATTGAGATGGCCGTCTATGGGGATGTTATTCGTCCAGGTAAGCAATGCCAGTGCAGGACGGTAGCTGAGATGCTAGGGCAAGTGAAGTCAAAGAATCGCATGGCTGCTTGCGAGCTACCAGACAAAAACACAGCTTAA